One Osmerus mordax isolate fOsmMor3 chromosome 16, fOsmMor3.pri, whole genome shotgun sequence genomic window carries:
- the vps4b gene encoding vacuolar protein sorting-associated protein 4B isoform X1 codes for MEPTNLQKAIAIAQKASQEDQAGNYDEAIRSYQHAVKYFLHIIKREPQGKEGNQKIRDRCKLYLDRVEELQQYLENKEKAIDLASKAAQEDKAQNYEEALRLYQHAVQYFLHVVKYEAQGDKAKQSIRAKCAEYLDRAEKLKEYLKKKEKAPPAKPVKESHSDDKGNESDEGDDPEKKKFQNQLSGAIIMEKPNIKWNDVAGLEGAKEALKEAVILPIKFPHLFTGKRTPWRGILLFGPPGTGKSYLAKAVATEANNSTFFSISSSDLVSKWLGESEKLVKTLFSLARDNKPSIIFIDEIDSLCGSRSENESEAARRIKTEFLVQMQGVGNDNEGVLVLGATNIPWTLDSAIRRRFEKRIYIPLPEEHARSFMFRLHLGSTATSLNDSDFVTLGKKTEGYSGADVSIIVRDALMQPVRKVQSATHFKRVRGPSRDDPNMLIDDLLTPCSPGDPNAVEMTWMDVPGEKLLEPVVSMPDMLRSLASTKPTVNEADLDKLKKFTEDFGQEG; via the exons ATGGAGCCAACAAATCTACAG aaAGCTATAGCCATAGCACAGAAGGCTTCCCAAGAAGATCAGGCTGGGAATTATGATGAGGCTATTCGCTCCTACCAGCATGCGGTCAAGTACTTCCTGCACATTATAAAGC GTGAACCCCAAGGTAAAGAGGGAAACCAGAAGATCAGGGATAGATGTAAACTCTATCTGGACAGAGTCGAGGAGCTTCAGCAATACCTAGAAAACAAAGAG AAAGCCATCGATCTGGCCAGCAAGGCTGCACAGGAGGATAAAGCTCAGAACTATGAGGAGGCTTTGCGCCTGTACCAGCATGCTGTTCAGTACTTTCTTCATGTGGTCAAAT ATGAAGCTCAGGGCGACAAGGCCAAACAGAGCATCAGGGCCAAGTGTGCAGAGTACCTGGACAGAGCAGAGAAGCTGAAGGAATAcctgaagaagaaagagaaggctcCGCCTGCCAAGCCTGTAAAGGAGTCTCATTCAGACGACAAAGG GAATGAAAGTGATGAAGGGGATGATCCGGAGAAAAAGAAGTTCCAGAACCAACTCTCAG GCGCAATTATTATGGAAAAGCCAAATATCAAGTGGAACGATGTTGCTGGATTAGAAGGAGCCAAAGAAGCACTGAAAGAAGCTGTTATTTTGCCTATCAAATTCCCCCACCTTTTCACAG GTAAAAGAACACCGTGGAGAGGGATCCTGCTTTTTGGACCTCCTGGTACAGGAAAGTCCTACCTAGCTAAAGCTGTGGCCACTGAGGCTAACAACTCCACCttcttctctatctcttcttCTGATCTGGTATCCAAATggctgggagagagtgaaaa ATTGGTGAAAACTTTGTTCAGCCTGGCGAGGGATAACAAGCCTTCCATCATCTTCATAGATGAGATTGACTCCCTGTGTGGCTCCAGAAGTGAGAATGAAAGTGAGGCTGCCCGTCGTATCAAAACTGAGTTCCTGGTTCAGATGCAAG gGGTTGGAAATGACAATGAGGGAGTCTTGGTCCTCGGGGCCACTAACATCCCCTGGACATTGGACTCAGCCATCAGAAGAAG gtttGAGAAGAGGATCTACATCCCCCTGCCTGAGGAACATGCCCGCTCCTTCATGTTTAGGCTTCATCTGGGCTCCACAGCCACCAGCCTCAATGACTCTGACTTTGTCACCCTCGGCAAGAAGACCGAGGGCTACTCTGGAGCTGACGtcagtatcatcgtcagagacGCTCTCATGCAGCCCGTCAGGAAGGTGCAGTCTGCCACCCACTTCAAACGG GTACGAGGACCATCGAGAGATGATCCTAACATGCTCATCGAtgaccttctgaccccatgttCTCCTGGAGACCCAAATGCCGTTGAAATGACGTGGATGGATGTCCCTGGAGAAAAGCTGTTGGAACCTGTTGTCAGCATG CCTGATATGCTGAGGTCCCTTGCCAGCACGAAGCCTACCGTCAATGAGGCAGATCTGGACAAGCTGAAAAAATTCACAGAGGACTTCGGACAAGAGGGTTAA
- the vps4b gene encoding vacuolar protein sorting-associated protein 4B isoform X2: MAANNNLQKAIDLASKAAQEDKAQNYEEALRLYQHAVQYFLHVVKYEAQGDKAKQSIRAKCAEYLDRAEKLKEYLKKKEKAPPAKPVKESHSDDKGNESDEGDDPEKKKFQNQLSGAIIMEKPNIKWNDVAGLEGAKEALKEAVILPIKFPHLFTGKRTPWRGILLFGPPGTGKSYLAKAVATEANNSTFFSISSSDLVSKWLGESEKLVKTLFSLARDNKPSIIFIDEIDSLCGSRSENESEAARRIKTEFLVQMQGVGNDNEGVLVLGATNIPWTLDSAIRRRFEKRIYIPLPEEHARSFMFRLHLGSTATSLNDSDFVTLGKKTEGYSGADVSIIVRDALMQPVRKVQSATHFKRVRGPSRDDPNMLIDDLLTPCSPGDPNAVEMTWMDVPGEKLLEPVVSMPDMLRSLASTKPTVNEADLDKLKKFTEDFGQEG, translated from the exons ATGGCTGCCAACAACAATTTACAG AAAGCCATCGATCTGGCCAGCAAGGCTGCACAGGAGGATAAAGCTCAGAACTATGAGGAGGCTTTGCGCCTGTACCAGCATGCTGTTCAGTACTTTCTTCATGTGGTCAAAT ATGAAGCTCAGGGCGACAAGGCCAAACAGAGCATCAGGGCCAAGTGTGCAGAGTACCTGGACAGAGCAGAGAAGCTGAAGGAATAcctgaagaagaaagagaaggctcCGCCTGCCAAGCCTGTAAAGGAGTCTCATTCAGACGACAAAGG GAATGAAAGTGATGAAGGGGATGATCCGGAGAAAAAGAAGTTCCAGAACCAACTCTCAG GCGCAATTATTATGGAAAAGCCAAATATCAAGTGGAACGATGTTGCTGGATTAGAAGGAGCCAAAGAAGCACTGAAAGAAGCTGTTATTTTGCCTATCAAATTCCCCCACCTTTTCACAG GTAAAAGAACACCGTGGAGAGGGATCCTGCTTTTTGGACCTCCTGGTACAGGAAAGTCCTACCTAGCTAAAGCTGTGGCCACTGAGGCTAACAACTCCACCttcttctctatctcttcttCTGATCTGGTATCCAAATggctgggagagagtgaaaa ATTGGTGAAAACTTTGTTCAGCCTGGCGAGGGATAACAAGCCTTCCATCATCTTCATAGATGAGATTGACTCCCTGTGTGGCTCCAGAAGTGAGAATGAAAGTGAGGCTGCCCGTCGTATCAAAACTGAGTTCCTGGTTCAGATGCAAG gGGTTGGAAATGACAATGAGGGAGTCTTGGTCCTCGGGGCCACTAACATCCCCTGGACATTGGACTCAGCCATCAGAAGAAG gtttGAGAAGAGGATCTACATCCCCCTGCCTGAGGAACATGCCCGCTCCTTCATGTTTAGGCTTCATCTGGGCTCCACAGCCACCAGCCTCAATGACTCTGACTTTGTCACCCTCGGCAAGAAGACCGAGGGCTACTCTGGAGCTGACGtcagtatcatcgtcagagacGCTCTCATGCAGCCCGTCAGGAAGGTGCAGTCTGCCACCCACTTCAAACGG GTACGAGGACCATCGAGAGATGATCCTAACATGCTCATCGAtgaccttctgaccccatgttCTCCTGGAGACCCAAATGCCGTTGAAATGACGTGGATGGATGTCCCTGGAGAAAAGCTGTTGGAACCTGTTGTCAGCATG CCTGATATGCTGAGGTCCCTTGCCAGCACGAAGCCTACCGTCAATGAGGCAGATCTGGACAAGCTGAAAAAATTCACAGAGGACTTCGGACAAGAGGGTTAA
- the kdsr gene encoding 3-dehydrosphinganine reductase, producing the protein MSSEEGLSSSIADWLFINSWWLLLPFIMLLVVAAFIVAFVLLLYMISPLISPKPLKLNGAHVVVTGGSSGIGKSIAMECYRQGAFITLVARDESKLLQAKKEVEKCAINDKQVVLCISVDVSKDYGPVESVIKQAQEKLGPVDMLVNCAGTSIAGKFEEVEVDRFRRLMEVNYLGSVYPTRAVITTMKERRMGRVMFVSSQAGQIGLFGYTAYSPSKFALRGLAEALQMEMKPYNIYVTLAYPPDTDTPGLAEENKSKPLETKLISETSGVCQPELVAKVFVKDAVQGNFNSSVGPDGYMLSALTCGMSPVTSITEGLQQIVTMGLFRTIALFYLGSFDSIVRRCMIQREQSKAADKRE; encoded by the exons ATGTCCTCTGAGGAAGGATTGAGTTCATCAATCGCGGATTGGCTTTTTATTAATTCTTGGTGGCTTCTTCTGCCTTTCATCATGCTATTAGTTGTTGCTGCATTCATTGTTGCCTTTGTGTTACTGTTGTATATGATATCCCCTCTCATTAGCCCCAAACCTTTAAAATTAAATGGGGCCCACGTTGTG GTGACAGGAGGTTCCAGCGGCATTGGTAAAAGCATTGCCATGGAGTGTTACAGGCAAGGTGCTTTCATAACTTTAGTGGCACGAGATGAG AGTAAACTTCTCCAAGCTAAAAAAGAAGTGGAGAAGTGTGCAATAAATGATAAGCAA GTTGTGCTCTGCATATCTGTTGATGTCTCCAAGGACTATGGCCCGGTGGAGAGTGTGATAAAGCAG GCTCAGGAGAAGCTGGGCCCTGTGGATATGCTGGTCAACTGTGCCGGGACATCCATCGCTGGAAAGTTTGAGGAAGTGGAGGTGGATCGCTTCAGA AGACTGATGGAGGTGAACTACCTGGGGAGCGTGTACCCGACACGGGCCGTCATCACCACCATGAAAGAGCGGAGGATGGGCCGGGTCATGTTCGTGTCCTCTCAGGCGGGCCAGATCGGCCTGTTTGGCTACACGGCCTACTCCCCATCTAAGTTTGCCCTCCGAGGGCTGGCCGAGGCCCTGCAGATGGAG ATGAAGCCTTATAATATCTATGTGACGTTGGCCTACCCTCCTGACACCGACACTCCAGGCCTAGCAGAGGAGAACAAGAGCAAG CCCTTAGAGACCAAGCTGATCTCTGAGACGTCCGGCGTGTGTCAGCCGGAGCTGGTGGCCAAGGTGTTTGTGAAGGACGCTGTG CAGGGGAACTTTAACAGCTCCGTGGGTCCCGACGGCTACATGCTCTCTGCACTCACCTGCGGCATGTCGCCCGTCACCTCCATCACTGAGGGCCTCCAGCAG ATTGTGACTATGGGACTGTTCCGGACCATAGCTCTCTTCTACTTGGGGAGTTTTGACAGCATTGTGCGTCGCTGCATGATCCAGAGGGAGCAGTCAAAAGCAGCTGACAAGAGGGAGTAG